In a single window of the Prochlorococcus marinus str. AS9601 genome:
- a CDS encoding photosystem I reaction center subunit II PsaD — MTETLVGQFPKHIGSTGGLLNSAETEEKYAIVWKSSKEQAFELPTGGAALMHEGDNLMYFARKEQCLALGTQLRAFKPRIEDFKIYRIFPGGDIEFLHPKDGVFPEKVNEGREKVGHNPRRIGENPNPAGLKFTTKNTFD; from the coding sequence ATGACTGAAACTTTAGTTGGTCAATTTCCAAAGCATATAGGAAGTACTGGGGGTTTATTAAACTCAGCAGAAACCGAAGAAAAATATGCAATTGTATGGAAAAGTTCCAAGGAACAAGCATTTGAATTGCCTACCGGCGGAGCGGCCTTAATGCATGAAGGTGATAATTTAATGTACTTTGCTAGAAAAGAACAATGTCTTGCATTAGGGACACAATTAAGAGCTTTCAAACCAAGAATTGAAGATTTTAAAATCTACCGCATTTTCCCAGGTGGCGATATTGAATTTTTACACCCCAAGGATGGTGTTTTCCCTGAAAAAGTAAATGAAGGCAGAGAGAAAGTAGGTCATAATCCTAGAAGAATAGGTGAGAACCCTAA
- a CDS encoding sensor histidine kinase gives MKSQITIKKIQELLIKGVKKIYVDDDTSRRMWWASLEVIQKDFLYQNYKQGGIWVASPLPAFNDKKFLNQLHGWLWSPEGFPYFQNENAGFLPVNNSEKIKNDFDLISNYKVLNLCQEDGYEPFLMIITPNFQCVLSIVGEKDKKILLMKCDEESLKLSIELMHAKLNQENYEEGVKFRNAINNLGNLNVNNQFEKLFWPILSAKLANFTPNHNIQNSVNNDEKNVQITEAKLLRAISHEVRTPLTTIRTLISSTLKKYKMDESMRNRLIQIDNECNEQIDRFGLIFNAAELVGNELPSLNNLAKINLAEIFKKLSPLWNKQLNRRGISLKIDIPKQLPQILSDSEKLELMLRGLIDKNTRGLKEGSTLILELRPAGQKLKLQLKVQKLDNNQNENLKKDNGSDIGPVLNWNPQTGSLQLSQNATQKLLASLGGHVTQRRDTGLTVFFPISDSK, from the coding sequence ATGAAATCACAAATAACCATAAAAAAAATTCAAGAGCTTTTGATTAAAGGAGTTAAAAAAATATATGTGGATGATGATACATCCAGAAGAATGTGGTGGGCTTCTTTAGAAGTTATTCAAAAAGATTTCCTTTATCAGAATTATAAACAGGGGGGGATATGGGTTGCCTCGCCTTTGCCAGCCTTTAATGATAAAAAATTTTTAAATCAACTTCATGGATGGCTTTGGTCTCCTGAGGGGTTTCCATACTTTCAAAATGAGAATGCAGGTTTTTTACCAGTCAATAATTCAGAAAAGATAAAAAACGATTTCGATTTAATTAGTAATTATAAAGTTTTAAACCTTTGTCAAGAAGATGGCTATGAACCTTTTTTGATGATAATCACTCCAAATTTTCAATGCGTATTATCAATTGTAGGAGAAAAAGATAAGAAAATTCTATTAATGAAGTGTGATGAAGAGAGCCTTAAACTTTCAATTGAATTAATGCATGCAAAATTAAATCAAGAAAATTATGAGGAAGGAGTAAAATTTCGTAATGCAATTAATAACTTAGGCAATCTTAATGTTAATAATCAATTTGAAAAATTATTTTGGCCAATATTATCGGCAAAATTAGCAAATTTCACGCCAAATCACAATATACAGAATTCTGTGAATAATGATGAAAAAAATGTGCAAATAACTGAAGCAAAATTATTACGTGCAATATCTCATGAAGTAAGAACTCCTTTGACAACAATAAGAACCTTAATAAGTTCTACTTTAAAAAAATATAAAATGGATGAATCAATGAGAAATCGTTTAATTCAAATAGATAATGAATGTAATGAACAAATTGATAGGTTTGGTTTAATCTTTAATGCAGCAGAATTAGTTGGTAATGAATTGCCATCATTGAATAACTTGGCGAAAATTAATTTAGCCGAAATTTTCAAAAAGCTTTCTCCTTTATGGAATAAACAATTAAACCGACGTGGTATTTCTTTGAAGATAGATATCCCTAAACAACTTCCACAAATTTTGAGTGATTCTGAAAAATTAGAATTAATGTTAAGAGGATTAATTGATAAAAATACTAGAGGATTAAAAGAAGGTAGTACATTAATTTTAGAATTAAGACCAGCTGGTCAAAAACTCAAACTTCAACTCAAAGTACAAAAATTAGATAACAATCAAAATGAAAATCTAAAAAAAGATAACGGTTCTGATATTGGCCCTGTTTTAAATTGGAACCCTCAAACTGGAAGTTTACAACTTAGTCAAAATGCCACTCAAAAGTTGTTAGCTAGTCTAGGAGGGCATGTTACACAAAGACGTGATACAGGTTTGACAGTATTTTTTCCGATTTCAGATTCAAAATAA
- the rodA gene encoding rod shape-determining protein RodA, translating into MFRRISLLNKRGFFPKKENFKRGFLFSPLLIIPLFLVIISGLLIKSIQGDFLVSNYLSHIFTGFLGYFLAFFISYIPLERLRKYLVPFYLCTLISLLLIYFFGISVSGAQRWLNLGIFSFQPSEVAKLSTVLTLALVLDKKIICTIRDLILPLLVVVIPWLLVFFQPDLGTSLVLIVLTGVMLYWSQMPIEWILLLVFCLVTSILYLTLPNLLVFWIPFIGYLAYRSSRKKIIFPAIAISFHLLVAKLTPFLWQYGLKEYQKDRLVLFLDPNRDPLGGGYHLIQSQIAIGSGGLFGTGLLKGKLTNLQFIPEQHTDFIFSALGEELGFVGCIVVLFLFFFLIKKLINTATIARTNFESLIVIGIASTFLFQIIINLFMTIGLGPVTGIPLPFMSYGRTSLVTNFISIGFVLSILKRSRSLRI; encoded by the coding sequence ATGTTTAGGAGAATTTCTTTATTAAATAAGAGAGGATTTTTCCCAAAAAAAGAAAACTTTAAGAGAGGTTTTTTATTTTCTCCACTACTTATAATTCCTCTGTTTTTGGTTATTATTTCGGGTTTATTAATAAAAAGTATTCAGGGTGATTTTTTAGTATCGAATTATTTGAGTCATATTTTTACTGGTTTTTTAGGTTATTTTTTAGCATTTTTTATTTCTTATATACCGTTAGAGAGACTAAGAAAGTACTTAGTACCATTTTATTTGTGTACTTTAATATCCTTATTACTAATATATTTCTTTGGGATATCAGTTTCTGGAGCTCAAAGGTGGTTAAACTTGGGTATCTTTTCTTTTCAGCCTTCAGAAGTAGCTAAACTAAGTACTGTATTAACTCTTGCTTTAGTACTCGACAAAAAAATAATTTGCACAATAAGGGACTTAATTTTGCCCTTATTAGTAGTAGTTATTCCTTGGTTATTGGTTTTCTTTCAGCCGGACTTAGGTACCTCTTTAGTTTTAATTGTTTTGACAGGTGTGATGCTCTACTGGTCGCAAATGCCCATAGAGTGGATTTTGTTATTAGTATTTTGTCTTGTCACTTCTATATTGTATTTGACCTTACCAAATCTTCTTGTTTTCTGGATTCCATTTATAGGATATCTTGCTTATAGATCTTCGAGAAAGAAAATTATTTTTCCTGCTATCGCGATTTCTTTTCATTTATTAGTGGCAAAATTGACACCATTTTTGTGGCAATATGGCTTAAAAGAATATCAAAAAGATAGATTAGTTTTATTTTTAGATCCAAATAGAGATCCATTAGGTGGTGGATATCATTTGATACAGAGTCAAATTGCAATTGGTTCTGGAGGATTATTTGGTACTGGTTTGCTAAAAGGTAAGCTGACTAATTTGCAATTTATACCAGAACAACATACTGATTTTATATTCAGTGCTTTAGGCGAAGAATTGGGTTTTGTGGGGTGCATAGTAGTTTTATTTTTGTTCTTTTTTTTGATAAAAAAACTTATTAATACTGCAACAATTGCCAGGACTAACTTTGAATCTCTAATTGTTATTGGAATAGCCTCAACTTTTTTGTTCCAAATAATTATTAACTTATTTATGACTATTGGATTAGGACCAGTTACTGGAATCCCCCTTCCTTTTATGAGCTATGGTCGAACGTCATTGGTGACCAATTTTATATCCATTGGATTTGTTTTATCTATATTAAAACGTTCTAGATCACTAAGAATTTGA
- a CDS encoding Mrp/NBP35 family ATP-binding protein — protein MTTIEDANLALQKVLDAGSKKNVIELAWIKNVRVTIPRVIVTLSLPSFANSQRDRIVQEVRRVLLDFEDINDVQIEIDNNPSKTESQNQSKVPELQMIDGIRHIIAVSSGKGGVGKSTIAVNLACSLAKLGLKTGLLDADIYGPNTPSMMGVAEQNPKVTEGSGSDQRLIPIYKYGISLVSMGFLIEEGQPVIWRGPMLNSIIRQFLYQVEWNNLDFLVIDLPPGTGDAQISLSQSVPITGAIVVTTPQQVSLQDARRGLAMFKQLGVPLLGIVENMSVFIPPDMPSKKYEIFGKGGGKILAKENDLPLLAQIPIEMPLVDESNRGVPISISQPNKNSSIAFSNLAQLIKSQFVNR, from the coding sequence ATGACCACAATAGAAGATGCGAATTTAGCTTTACAAAAAGTTCTAGATGCTGGATCAAAGAAAAATGTAATTGAATTAGCTTGGATTAAAAATGTAAGAGTAACTATACCGAGAGTAATCGTAACATTATCATTACCATCGTTTGCAAATTCTCAAAGAGATAGAATTGTACAAGAGGTTAGAAGGGTACTACTGGATTTTGAAGATATTAATGATGTTCAAATAGAAATAGATAATAATCCTTCCAAAACAGAATCTCAAAATCAAAGTAAAGTGCCTGAGTTGCAGATGATTGATGGGATTCGGCATATCATAGCTGTTAGTAGTGGTAAAGGTGGAGTTGGAAAAAGTACCATTGCAGTTAATCTCGCTTGTTCTCTAGCTAAATTAGGTTTAAAAACTGGTTTGCTGGATGCCGATATATATGGACCTAATACTCCCTCAATGATGGGAGTTGCCGAACAGAATCCAAAGGTTACAGAAGGTAGTGGCAGTGATCAAAGGTTAATACCAATATATAAATATGGAATTTCATTGGTATCCATGGGTTTTCTCATAGAAGAAGGTCAGCCAGTTATATGGAGAGGACCAATGCTTAATAGTATTATTCGACAATTTTTGTACCAAGTTGAGTGGAATAATCTTGATTTTCTGGTTATTGACTTGCCTCCAGGAACGGGAGATGCTCAAATATCTCTTTCTCAATCTGTTCCTATAACTGGAGCTATTGTTGTCACCACTCCTCAACAAGTATCTTTGCAAGATGCAAGGAGGGGATTAGCAATGTTCAAACAACTTGGAGTGCCGTTACTGGGAATTGTAGAAAATATGTCAGTATTTATTCCGCCGGATATGCCAAGTAAAAAATATGAAATTTTTGGTAAGGGTGGAGGTAAAATATTAGCTAAAGAAAATGATTTGCCATTATTAGCCCAAATTCCTATTGAAATGCCTCTCGTTGATGAAAGCAATAGGGGTGTACCAATATCAATAAGCCAGCCCAATAAAAATAGTTCTATTGCTTTTAGTAATTTAGCTCAATTAATTAAGAGTCAATTTGTTAATAGATAA
- the hemF gene encoding oxygen-dependent coproporphyrinogen oxidase — MLKEPPKNSREKTKNLLLTLQDKICSGLENVDGKGKFTEESWLRDEGGGGRSRVLKNGSIFEQAGVNFSEVQGKELPQSIISQRPEAKGHEWFATGTSMVLHPKNPYIPTVHLNYRYFEAGPVWWFGGGADLTPFYPYLSDVRNFHNEHKKACEKVDQDLHKVFKPWCDEYFFLKHRNESRGIGGIFYDYQDGSGNIYRGNNKNGEASKASQNVGRSNLNWDNLFSLAENCGQAFLPSYLPIIEKRASQKYSPKEREFQLYRRGRYVEFNLVWDRGTIFGLQTNGRTESILMSLPPLARWEYGYKAKNGSREEFLTSIFTKPQDWFNDKELEKFCMENNIFD, encoded by the coding sequence ATGTTGAAAGAACCTCCTAAAAACTCGAGAGAAAAAACTAAAAATCTCTTATTAACTCTACAAGACAAAATTTGTTCAGGACTTGAAAATGTAGATGGAAAAGGAAAATTTACAGAGGAATCCTGGCTAAGAGACGAAGGTGGCGGTGGAAGATCTAGAGTATTGAAAAATGGTTCTATTTTTGAGCAAGCAGGCGTAAATTTCTCGGAAGTACAAGGAAAAGAATTACCTCAATCTATAATCTCTCAAAGGCCCGAAGCAAAAGGTCATGAATGGTTTGCTACGGGAACTTCTATGGTTTTGCATCCTAAGAATCCCTATATTCCCACAGTTCATCTGAATTATCGATATTTCGAAGCTGGTCCTGTTTGGTGGTTTGGAGGAGGTGCAGACTTAACCCCTTTTTATCCTTATCTTTCTGATGTAAGGAATTTTCATAATGAGCATAAAAAAGCTTGTGAGAAAGTTGATCAAGATTTGCATAAAGTTTTCAAACCATGGTGTGATGAATATTTCTTCTTGAAACATAGAAATGAATCTAGAGGTATAGGAGGTATTTTTTATGATTATCAAGATGGTTCAGGAAATATTTATAGAGGAAATAATAAAAATGGAGAAGCATCAAAAGCTTCACAAAATGTTGGCAGATCTAATTTAAATTGGGATAATTTATTTTCTTTAGCAGAAAACTGTGGGCAGGCATTCCTACCTTCATATTTGCCCATTATTGAAAAAAGAGCTTCTCAAAAATATTCACCGAAAGAAAGAGAATTCCAGCTATATCGAAGAGGTAGATATGTCGAATTCAATTTAGTTTGGGATAGAGGGACGATTTTTGGGCTACAAACAAATGGCAGAACTGAATCTATATTAATGTCCTTACCGCCTTTAGCTAGATGGGAATATGGATATAAAGCTAAAAATGGCTCTCGAGAGGAATTTCTCACATCAATTTTTACAAAACCCCAAGATTGGTTTAATGATAAAGAGTTAGAAAAATTCTGTATGGAGAATAATATTTTTGATTAA
- a CDS encoding cofactor assembly of complex C subunit B: MSYSLNSTLLLTILLAIGLFFFLRASSKDRTTIVEISSSQKPIKVLNGLCEWLNLRGWKQTGGDFEQRILIFKGQVVSSKFLAIFLGFLGGFGSCALGLVIIQIYPELGWWPILLGLIGGPLSGIVYFKKSAREEKFELRLLNENENDSTFMRLRAHRDELISLENELGEKLQLKSDGSLFKTPI; the protein is encoded by the coding sequence ATGTCATATTCCTTAAATTCTACATTATTGCTGACAATTCTCTTAGCCATAGGATTATTTTTTTTTCTTAGGGCTTCCAGTAAAGATAGAACAACCATCGTTGAGATTTCATCTTCTCAGAAGCCAATTAAGGTTTTAAATGGTTTATGTGAATGGCTTAATTTGAGGGGATGGAAGCAAACAGGAGGAGATTTTGAACAAAGAATTTTAATATTTAAGGGTCAAGTTGTTTCTAGTAAATTTTTAGCAATTTTTTTAGGTTTTCTTGGCGGTTTTGGTTCTTGTGCTTTGGGATTAGTAATTATTCAAATATATCCCGAATTAGGTTGGTGGCCTATTCTTTTGGGATTAATTGGTGGCCCTTTGTCTGGAATTGTTTACTTTAAAAAATCAGCTAGAGAGGAGAAATTTGAATTAAGGTTGCTAAATGAAAATGAAAATGATTCAACTTTTATGAGACTTAGAGCCCATAGGGATGAATTAATCTCTTTAGAAAATGAACTCGGAGAAAAACTTCAATTGAAAAGTGACGGTTCTTTATTTAAAACACCTATTTAA
- a CDS encoding ribonuclease D, with protein sequence MTIENKNIDFLYSDLTVDLYNLYKKSSYLAIDTEAMGLIHGRDRLCLVQICNEFKRTSCIKIELNTSSSPNLKALLEDDKITKIFHYARFDVAALKCNLEINTKNIFCTKIASKLARTYTNKHGLKDLINELLGIELDKSSQSSDWGSNEDLTKDQLDYAANDVRYLIEAMLKLKVILKRENRYELAQKCFETVSVHADLDILKFSNIFEH encoded by the coding sequence ATGACTATTGAAAATAAAAATATTGATTTTCTTTATAGCGATTTAACAGTAGATTTATACAATCTTTACAAAAAATCATCGTACCTTGCTATTGACACTGAAGCAATGGGCTTAATTCATGGAAGAGATAGACTCTGTTTAGTACAAATATGCAATGAATTTAAAAGAACATCCTGTATAAAAATCGAACTTAATACGTCTTCATCACCTAATTTAAAAGCACTTCTTGAAGATGACAAAATTACTAAAATATTTCACTATGCGAGATTTGATGTAGCAGCTTTAAAATGCAATCTTGAAATTAATACAAAAAATATTTTTTGTACAAAAATTGCTAGTAAGTTGGCAAGAACTTATACAAATAAACACGGCTTAAAGGATTTAATTAATGAATTGTTAGGTATAGAACTGGACAAAAGCTCGCAAAGTAGTGATTGGGGTAGCAACGAAGATTTAACAAAAGATCAACTAGATTATGCAGCAAATGATGTTAGATATTTAATTGAAGCTATGCTTAAATTAAAAGTTATCTTAAAAAGAGAGAATAGATATGAATTAGCTCAAAAATGTTTCGAAACAGTTTCTGTACATGCTGATTTAGACATACTAAAATTCTCAAATATATTTGAACATTAA
- a CDS encoding lipid-A-disaccharide synthase-related protein, translating into MQSSALPLGHAAEKDSIKSSYDLNSKRHHSLLFICNGHGEDVIASEIIKRLLKKIKYKSIEVLPLVGNGDVFNSIKSKNFRKIGFLKELPSGGFSNQSLKGFVLDLFAGFLIDNLRNFLLVKQKSKHNYKIIAVGDFLPLLYAWSSECEFSFIGTPKSDHTWSSGPGWDLSDFYHKLKGSEWDPWEMFLMKCPRCKNLIMRDKITANNLNKKNIDAKYLGNPMMDFVNETNDKISNIISFKRIILLVGSRYPEALKNLDNFLNCLQDFHLSKDLVILLPLSINANVIQIESYLNKYGFIKQSKVKFLINEDSVWKKKDQYVVIGKGKFNLWANMAEVGLSNAGTATEQIAGLGIPSLSLPGPGPQFTKSFAKRQSRLLGGSVIVCKNKKILLKRLSLLLKKKVYRLEQAKIGKKRMGEAGASKKIVDTINLHLLS; encoded by the coding sequence TTGCAATCCTCTGCCTTACCACTTGGCCATGCCGCCGAAAAAGATTCAATTAAGTCTTCTTATGATCTTAACAGTAAGAGGCATCATTCTCTGTTATTTATATGCAATGGCCATGGAGAAGATGTAATCGCATCGGAAATAATAAAAAGATTACTAAAAAAAATAAAATATAAAAGTATCGAAGTTTTGCCTTTAGTAGGAAATGGAGATGTATTTAATTCCATAAAATCAAAGAATTTTCGTAAAATAGGATTTTTAAAAGAGTTGCCTAGTGGAGGTTTTAGTAATCAAAGTCTGAAGGGATTTGTGCTTGATTTGTTTGCAGGATTTTTAATCGATAATTTAAGAAATTTTCTACTTGTAAAACAGAAGTCAAAACATAACTACAAAATTATCGCAGTAGGCGATTTCTTGCCATTACTATACGCTTGGAGTTCAGAATGCGAATTTAGTTTCATTGGAACTCCTAAAAGCGATCATACTTGGAGTAGTGGGCCAGGTTGGGATTTAAGCGATTTTTATCATAAGTTGAAAGGTTCTGAATGGGATCCATGGGAAATGTTTTTAATGAAATGTCCAAGATGTAAAAATTTAATTATGAGAGATAAAATTACAGCTAATAATTTGAATAAGAAAAATATTGATGCAAAATACTTGGGTAATCCAATGATGGATTTTGTTAATGAAACAAACGATAAAATATCAAATATTATTTCTTTTAAAAGGATTATTTTATTAGTTGGAAGTAGATATCCAGAAGCTCTTAAAAATCTTGATAATTTTCTAAATTGTTTGCAAGATTTTCATTTATCAAAGGATTTGGTTATTCTTTTGCCTTTGAGTATTAATGCAAATGTGATTCAAATTGAAAGTTATTTAAATAAATATGGTTTTATAAAACAGAGTAAAGTTAAATTTCTAATTAATGAAGATTCAGTATGGAAAAAGAAAGATCAATATGTAGTGATTGGTAAAGGTAAATTCAATTTATGGGCCAATATGGCAGAAGTTGGCTTGTCTAATGCAGGAACTGCTACAGAGCAAATTGCTGGCCTTGGAATTCCATCTCTCTCTCTACCGGGACCTGGACCACAATTCACAAAATCATTTGCAAAAAGGCAATCAAGATTATTGGGCGGTAGTGTTATAGTTTGCAAGAACAAAAAAATTCTTTTAAAACGTTTAAGTTTACTTTTGAAAAAAAAAGTTTATAGGTTAGAACAAGCAAAAATAGGCAAAAAAAGAATGGGGGAAGCCGGAGCAAGTAAGAAAATCGTAGATACCATAAACCTTCATTTGTTATCTTAG
- a CDS encoding polysaccharide biosynthesis/export family protein, protein MTFNISKADTNNSTNSKNNQIEIEYLESRNELEDYIFDTGDSISLEFYPAVELSGVYTVNEEGELFLPMLDETFVRGLTKSELKTLLEKRYDDFLIDPEIKVKIAVFKSIRVLARGELRNPGFYKFSAYSSPSRITLEKKDNSELDSLIENYNEQSDLSQNLQSDNQSSQDLEVKRSSENLTTISDVIRKAGGITSLTDLSRIEIIRDVPLGKGGGKKRAIIDFSTYINSSDTTNDIRIFDGDSLFFPKLSKANTNQIPKSILSGITPKFITVSLFGRVETTGVVKLPIEAVLSDAIDLTGPIKPLSGKIVLIRYSNNGRVIKKNISYSANAKRGSKRNPYLKKDDLISVKSSFFGKTTGVIKEITAPFVGIYSTKELIEGFSE, encoded by the coding sequence TTGACATTTAATATATCTAAAGCAGATACGAATAATTCTACTAATTCAAAGAATAATCAAATAGAAATAGAATATTTAGAATCAAGAAATGAATTAGAGGATTACATTTTTGATACTGGCGATTCAATTTCTTTAGAATTTTATCCTGCGGTTGAATTAAGTGGAGTTTATACAGTTAATGAAGAGGGAGAATTATTCTTACCAATGTTGGATGAAACATTTGTAAGAGGACTAACAAAGTCTGAATTAAAAACTTTATTAGAAAAAAGATACGATGATTTTCTTATTGATCCAGAAATAAAAGTAAAGATCGCAGTATTTAAAAGTATTAGAGTATTAGCAAGAGGTGAGTTGAGGAATCCTGGTTTTTACAAATTTTCTGCTTATTCATCACCTTCAAGGATAACTTTAGAAAAAAAAGATAATTCTGAGTTGGATTCATTGATAGAAAATTACAATGAGCAATCAGATTTAAGTCAAAATTTGCAATCAGATAATCAATCTTCACAAGATTTAGAAGTCAAAAGATCAAGTGAAAATCTAACTACTATTTCTGATGTAATTAGAAAAGCTGGTGGCATAACTTCACTAACTGATTTATCTAGAATTGAAATTATAAGAGATGTACCTCTTGGAAAAGGCGGAGGCAAAAAGAGAGCGATTATTGATTTTAGTACTTATATAAATTCATCAGATACTACTAACGATATACGTATATTTGATGGAGATAGTTTATTCTTTCCAAAACTGAGTAAAGCTAATACAAATCAAATACCAAAATCGATTTTATCTGGTATTACTCCAAAATTTATTACAGTAAGTCTTTTTGGTAGAGTTGAAACTACTGGAGTGGTAAAACTCCCCATTGAAGCTGTCCTATCAGATGCTATTGATTTGACTGGACCGATAAAACCTCTCTCGGGAAAAATTGTTCTTATAAGGTACTCGAACAATGGAAGAGTTATTAAAAAAAATATTTCTTATTCTGCAAATGCAAAAAGAGGATCCAAAAGAAATCCTTATTTAAAAAAAGACGATTTAATATCAGTGAAAAGTAGTTTTTTTGGAAAAACTACTGGTGTAATAAAAGAGATTACAGCTCCTTTTGTGGGTATTTATTCAACTAAAGAATTAATAGAAGGTTTTAGTGAATAA
- the purM gene encoding phosphoribosylformylglycinamidine cyclo-ligase produces MDYKTSGVDIEAGREFVSEIKQAVEGTHTSNVIEGIGGFGGLFRIPIDSFKKPVLVSGTDGVGTKLELAQSKNFHFEVGIDLVAMCMNDIITSGAKPLFFLDYIATGKLDKNQLLRVVKGISHGCGENNCSLLGGETAEMPGFYSKNKYDLAGFCVGIVDEDKLINGKKVSENDLIIALKSNGVHSNGFSLVRKIIQNNNQIDKEFEKVFHLNFYDELLKPTKIYNNVINQMLTENIEIKAMSHITGGGIPENLPRCMPSDFIPYVDTGSWEIPIIFKFLKEKGSIPEKDFWNTFNLGVGFCLIIDKQFKDPILNICKDNEIDSWEIGKIVRKNDSTISKFLPEILT; encoded by the coding sequence ATGGATTACAAAACATCAGGTGTTGATATAGAAGCTGGGCGAGAATTTGTTTCCGAAATTAAACAGGCAGTTGAAGGAACACATACATCTAATGTGATTGAGGGTATTGGTGGGTTTGGAGGTTTGTTTAGAATTCCTATCGATAGTTTTAAAAAACCAGTTCTTGTTTCAGGAACTGATGGTGTTGGAACAAAATTAGAATTAGCCCAAAGTAAAAACTTCCACTTTGAGGTTGGTATTGATTTAGTTGCTATGTGTATGAATGATATTATTACAAGTGGGGCAAAACCTTTATTTTTTTTGGATTATATTGCTACTGGTAAACTTGATAAGAATCAATTATTGAGGGTTGTTAAGGGAATTTCACATGGCTGCGGAGAAAATAACTGTTCATTACTCGGCGGAGAAACTGCTGAGATGCCTGGATTTTATTCAAAAAATAAGTATGATCTTGCAGGATTTTGTGTTGGAATAGTTGATGAGGATAAGCTTATTAATGGTAAAAAAGTATCTGAAAATGACTTAATAATTGCTTTAAAAAGTAATGGAGTTCATAGTAACGGCTTTAGTTTAGTAAGAAAAATTATTCAAAATAATAATCAAATAGATAAAGAATTTGAAAAAGTTTTTCACTTAAATTTTTATGATGAGTTATTGAAACCTACAAAAATTTATAATAATGTGATTAACCAAATGTTAACTGAAAATATAGAAATTAAAGCAATGTCTCATATTACTGGGGGAGGAATTCCAGAAAATTTACCAAGATGTATGCCTTCTGATTTTATTCCTTATGTAGATACCGGTTCTTGGGAAATACCTATTATATTTAAATTCCTCAAAGAGAAAGGATCGATTCCTGAAAAAGATTTTTGGAATACTTTCAATCTTGGAGTAGGATTTTGTTTAATTATTGATAAACAATTTAAGGATCCGATATTAAATATCTGTAAAGATAATGAAATAGATAGTTGGGAAATTGGAAAGATAGTTCGAAAAAATGATTCAACGATTAGTAAATTTTTGCCAGAAATTTTAACTTAA